The following coding sequences lie in one Seriola aureovittata isolate HTS-2021-v1 ecotype China chromosome 5, ASM2101889v1, whole genome shotgun sequence genomic window:
- the LOC130169474 gene encoding uncharacterized protein LOC130169474, whose translation MTNMISIARATEDSRYPTTHEVNAMAKRLVEYYPMIKDRSSNSEWEHVAKKLRKRLSNVRSPRKAKGPPSKKPLQEVSSDVSTTDYDGDSSAPTIILEQSAVSPMGMSVDLSPRTSTPAQNRDSSNEESFSVDVMDSQKIQARHYKTLQEMYKSKKPNKSAVTHLLNLEFDSRRCFITSDVLKEQDRAAKILEAYPCFREPDHVLDELQRILQPTNSQYISEVQNRWKTFYSKVQFYGMMKRAMKPPKTLNGVEHITAVFRALPLLFPSSTMPPKKLGSSSEALFHILATSEDPDGFMRQRPLSSPVLLVSEDNCMIAIGNTPVTTFAMDRLNEGLLYLMAYYYALHMTYPKCISTLLSVLQTEVLQDSIHEQDLTPHYKKAIGEWKSFIE comes from the exons ATGACTAATATGATCTCCATCGCAAGAGCCACAGAGGACTCCAGATACCCCACCACACATGAGGTGAATGCCATGGCAAAGCGATTGGTGGAGTACTATCCAATGATAAAAGACAGGTCATCAAACAGTGAGTGG GAGCATGTTGCCAAAAAGCTCAGGAAGAGACTCTCAAATGTCAGAAGTCCAAGGAAGGCCAAAGGTCCTCCTTCAAAGAAACCACTACAAGAAGTCAGTTCAGATGTTTCAACTACTGACTATGATGGAGATTCCAGTGCACCCACCATTATTCTGGAACAGTCAGCTGTTAGTCCCATGGGCATGTCAGTAGATCTGTCACCCAGAACCAGCACCCCAGCACAGAACCGGGACAGCAGTAATGAAGAAT CTTTTTCAGTTGATGTCATGGACAGCCAGAAAATCCAAGCAAGACACTACAAGACCCTCCAAGAAATGTACAAGtcaaaaaagccaaacaaatcTGCGGTGACTCATTTGCTGAACCTGGAATTTGACTCTCGAAGATGCTTCATCACCTCTGATGTTTTAAAGGAGCAAGACAGAGCAGCAAAGATTCTAGAAGCTTACCCTTGTTTCAGAGAACCGGATCAT GTGCTGGATGAGCTGCAGCGAATCCTCCAACCAACCAACTCCCAGTACATCTCAGAGGTGCAGAACAGATGGAAAACTTTCTATTCCAAGGTCCAATTTTATGGAATGATGAAGAGGGCCATGAAGCCTCCTAAAACTTTGAATGGAG TGGAGCATATCACAGCTGTCTTCAGGGCCCTGCCACTTCTCTTTCCATCCAGCACTATGCCACCGAAGAAACTGGGCTCAAGCAGCGAGGCTCTTTTCCATATCCTTGCG ACTTCTGAGGATCCTGATGGTTTCATGCGGCAGCGACCCCTGTCTTCTCCGGTTCTGCTAGTTTCTGAGGACAACTGCATGATCGCCATTGGAAACACACCAGTGACCACCTTCGCCATGGACAGACTTAATGAGGGACTTCTCTACCTCATGGCATATTACTATGCCCTGCACATGACCTACCCAAAGTGCATTTCTACACTACTGTCAGTACTGCAGACAGAGGTACTTCAAGATTCAATTCATGAGCAGGATTTGACCCCCCATTACAAAAAAGCGATTGGTGAATGGAAGTCATTCATTGAGTGA